The genomic region GGTGCTCGCCCTGGCGGGGGTCCTCGTGCTCGTACAGCGCGGTGCCGTCGAAGCGCCTGAGGCCGTGCGCGTCCTTGGGGAAGTGCGCGGGCACCCAGTCGATCAGCACCCCGACGCCGCGCGCGTGCAGGTGGTCGACCAGGTAGCGGAAGTCGTCGGGGGTGCCGAAGCGGCTCGTCGGCGCGAAGTAGCCCGTGACCTGGTAGCCCCAGCTGGGGTCGTACGGGTGCTCGGAGAGGGGGAGGAACTCCACGTGGGTGAAGCCCATCTCCGCCACGTAGTCGCCCAGGCGGTGCGCCAGCTCGCGATAGGTGAGCGGGCGGTTCTCCTCGTCGGGAACGCGCATCCACGAGCCGGCGTGCACCTCGTAGATGGTCATCGGCCGCTGGAAGCAGTCCTCCGTGCGCCGGCGCTCCATCCACTCGTCGTCCGTCCACTCCCACTCGCGCAGGTCGTGCACGATCGAGGCGGTGTCGGGATTGTGCTCGGCGTGGAAGGCGACCGGGTCGGCCTTGAGGAACTGGCCGCCGTGCGCGCCCTGGATCTCGTACTTGTAGACGGTGCCCTCGCCCGCGCCGGGAACGAACATCTCCCACACGCCCGCGCCGGGGTGGAAGCGCATCACGTGGCGGCGGCCGTCCCAGCGGTTGAAGCCGCCCACCACGCTCACCCGGCGCGCGCCGGGCGCCCACACGGCGAAGCGCGTTCCCGCCACGCCCTCTACCTCGCCGGGGTGCGCGCCGAGGACGTCCCACAGCCGCAGGTGCGTGCCCTCGCCGATCAGGTACAGGTCGAAGTCGTCGATGGTGGGCGGGAACGCGTACGGATCCGCCTCTTCCTGCGTCGTCCCGTCCACCTCGTGCACCCGCAGGCGGTAGGGGAACGGGTGCGTGCCGGGGGGGAGGACGAGCTCGAAGAAGCCGTCGGGGTGTACCTGCTCCATCTCCGTGGCCTCGCCGGTCCCGGCGTCGACGACGGCGGCGGACCGGGCGCCGGGAAGGAAGGCGCGCACCACCAGCCGCAGCTCGCCCGCGAGGGAGACGCGGTGCATGCCGAGCACGCGGAACACGTCGTGGTGGTCGCCGTGCACCACCTGCTGTATGTCGATGGAGAGGGTCGCCAGGGCCATCAGGTCCACGAGGATCGGGCGCCGCGCGTGGGGCGGCGCGCGGTCAGCCAGCCGGAAGATGCATACGAAGCCGCGCCGACGCGCCTGCGAACGGCGTGCCGCGCGGGTAGATCTGCCGCGGGCGCCAAAGTACACGGCGTGCGGTGACGGGGCGAGGTCGGGAGATCGTGATGCCGTCTCGACGCGTCGCCGCTCGCCGCCGCGATTCCGCCGCTCGGGTGACGCGAGGGGCCGCTCGCCGGACGAGTGATGTGAGGCGGTGGCGGTTCCCCGCAGATTCCAGTCTCCCGTGATGGGTCGAGCCCGCGCCGTCTGGACGTGGGGAACAATGCCGCTAAGTTCGCAGGGTGATGAGGGATGAAGCTCGCGGAGACCTGGAGGCGCGGAGCCGCGATGTTCTGTGATGACGACGACGATCCGCCCGAGGGAGAGCGGAATCTCCCACAGGACGTAGCACCGGGAGATCCGAACGCGCCGGTGACGGCGTCGGGCGCGGTGGCGGACGCGTTCCGCGCGGCGCCGCGCTCGGCCAAGCTCTACTTCCTGGGCGCGGGGCTGTACATCGCGGGGATCACGGCGTGGATCGCGCTGTCGCGGCGCGACGCGCTGCTGCAGGCGCCGGTGTGGGCGGCGCTGCTGGGCGGCGGCTCGGGGGTGGTGCTGGGGATGGCGGTCGCCCTCTCGCGCGTTGCGCAGGGCGACCGCTGGCGCCAGCGCTTCAAGTGGGGGATCGCGCCCAAGCGGCTGACCGAGATGCTGCTGGCGCTGCCGCTGCTGGCCTTCCTCTCCGGCTCTGCCGCCGCCGCGGCGACGATCGTGATCGCCGGGGCGGCGTGGAAGGAGCCGTGGCTGCTGCTGGCCGCCGCGGCCACGCTGTTCGTGGTGCTGGCGTCGGGGAAGCTGCTGTCCGACAGCACGCGCTACATGTTCTTCCACGCGCGCGAGCAGGCGGCCGCGGCCGGCCGCGCGCGCGCCGAGGCGGCGGACGCACAGCTGGCCGCGCTGCAGGCGCAGGTGCATCCGCACTTCCTGTTCAACGCGCTGAACACCATCGCCGCGCTGGTGCGGACGGACCCGCGCGCGGCCGAGGCGACCACGGAGAACCTGGCGCGCGTCCTCCGCCGCACCTTGGACCGCACACGCCGCACCGACTGCACCGTGGAGGACGAGATCGACTTCCTGCGTGCCTGGCTGTCGGTGGAGCGCGCGCGCTTCGGCGCGCGGCTGCGGGTGGACTTCGAGGTCGACCCCGCCGCGGAGCCGCTGCGCATCCCCACCATGACGCTGCAGCCGCTGGTGGAGAACTCGCTGAAGCACGGCATCGCGGGGAAGCTCGAGGGCGGCCGCGTGACCGTCCGCGTGGGCGGCGACGACGGGCGGCTGCGGCTGGAGGTGGAGGACGACGGCGCCGGCTTTCCGCGCGAGCCGCGCGAGGGCACGGGATTGACGAACCTGCGCCGCCGCCTGGAGACGATCTACGGCGGCGCCGCCGAGCTGCGCGTGGAGCGCCCGCCCCACGGCGCGCGCGTGGTGGTGGAGCTGCCGGCGTCGCCCGGCCGGAACGGGAGTGGAGGCGAGCCGGCGCCGAACTCGGGGTGAAGGCTCGTGCATTGATACCGGCTTCTGCGCGGCCGCGGTGGGCCCCTCCCCCGCGCTGCGCAGGGGAGGGGAGAACTCAGCGCGGCGCAAGCGCTTGCGTGAGGGATGCGCGCCCGGAGGGCCGGGACGCCGCCGCGCGCGCGCCCTCGCCGACGATCCGCGTGGATGCTGGGCGCGGCGGTGGCCCGGCGCCGTTGGCCACAGTTGTATCGTGGCCTACGGCGCGCGCAGCCCGTTTGGGCGTCTCAGCGCCCAACACGCCCGAACCCCGCAGTTTTCCTTTCTCTTCTTCCGATCGAAAAAACCGACGATGCGCGTGCTGGTGGTGGACGACGAGCCGGCGGCCCGGCGCCGCCTGGCGCTGATGCTGGAGGAGCTCGACGAGGAGGTCGTGGGCGAGGCCGCCAACGGCGTGGAGGCGCTGGAGATGGCGCGCGAGCGGCGCGCCGACCTCCTGCTGCTGGACATCGAGATGCCCGAGGTGGACGGCTTCGACGTGGCGCGCCACCTGGCCCCGCCGCGCCCGCTCCTCGTCTTCCAGACGGCGTACGACGAGTACGCGCTGCGCGCCTTCGAGCACGCGGCGCTGGACTACCTGGTGAAGCCCGTCACGCTCGACGGGCTGCGGCGGGCGCTGGGCCGCGCGCGCGAGCGGCTGGAGGCGCCCGCCCGACCGGCCGTCGACGCCGAGGTGCTGCGCGGCCTCCGCGCCTCCGTTCCCGGGCAGGCGCCCCGCCGCCCCCGCCTGCTGGTGCGCGAGGGACGCGGACACCGCCTCGTTGCCTTCGACGCCATCACCCGCTTCGCGGCCGACGAGGGGCTCGTGTACGCGCACCTGGTCGGCGGCGAGAAGCGGCTGACCGACTACACCCTGGCCGAGCTGGAGGAGCGCGCCGGCGAGGCCTTCGTGCGCGCCAGCCGCGGCGAGCTGGTGAACGCCGAGGCGGTGGAGCGCATCGTCCGCAACGGCGACGGGAGCGCCACGCTGGGGCTGCGCGGCGGCGCCAGCGTGCACGTGAGCCGCCGCCGCGCGCCCGACGTGTGGGCGCGGCTGGAGGCGTAGCGGGCCTCACGTCACCTCTGGCGGGTGTCTCCTTTCCGCCGGGCCGCGCGTTGTAGGGGCGCCCCGGTCCTGCGGTGTCATCCCGGCCGAGGCGATCGAGGGAGACGAAGCCCGAGACGGCGACCCGATCCGCGCCGCGCGTTGTAACTGCTTGCGGCGCAGAGAGCTATGCCCGTCCAGATGCGGCCGTGATGGTCCGCGTTGTGCGGACGGGCGAGAGGTCCGGAACGCTTCGGAGGCACGCGCTCCCAAGCGCCGCACGTCCACGCACCGGGGGACGGCGGCGCGCCCCGCAACGGCTCCCGGGAGAGGTGACGCAACGATGTGGAAGTGGATCGGCGCCGCGGCGCTGCTGGCGGTGGCCGCGTGCAACTCCAACCCGTTCGACGGGCTGGAGATCGACGTTCCCGGCGCGGCGGTGTTCGCCATGACCAACCAGCCGGGCAACGCCGTGGTCATGTACCTGCGCGACATCAACGGGGGCCTGACCACCGGCGTGGCCTACCCCACCGGCGGCGCGGGGACGAACGCCAGCCTGGGCTCGCAGGGCGCCGTGGCAGTCACCATCGACGGCGCGTGGGTGCTGGCGGCCAACGCGGCCAGCAACGACGTCAGCGTGTTCCGCGTGCACCTGGACTCGCTGGAGCTCGTCGGCCGCACGCCGTCGGGCGGCACCAGGCCGGTGAGCATCGCCGTCCGCGGGGTGCTGGTGTACGTGCTGAACGCCGGCGGGGCGGGAAACATCACCGGCTTCCGGCTCACCAGCACGGGGCTGACCGCGATCGAGGGCTCCACGCGGGCGCTGAGCGGCGCGGCCGACCCGCAGCCCGCGCAGGTGGGCTTCTCGCCCGACGGCACGCGGCTGGTGGTGACCGAGAAGGCCACCAACAAGATCGACATCTACACCGTGAACGCCGACGGCACCGTCTCCGGGCCCACGGTGAACAACTCCACCGGGGTGACCCCCTTCGGGTTCGGCTTCTCGCCGGTGACGGGCGTGCTGCTCGTGTCCAACGCCAACGCGCCGGGCGGCACGCCGGTGCCGGACGGCAGCTCGGTCACGGAGTACACGCTGGACACCACCAACCACATCAGCGTGCTCAGCGGCCCCGTCGGCACCACCGAGACGGCGGCATGCTGGACGGTGGTCACGCCCGACGGGCGGGTGACCTTCGTCTCCAACACCGGCAGCAGCAGCATCAGCGCCTTCCGGCTGTTCGAGGGGCTCACCCTGGTCACGCCGGACGGGAAGACGGCCACCACGGGGCCCGCGGGCGCCATGCCGGCGGAGCTGGCGATCACCAGCGACGGCGCCACGCTCTACGTGCTGAACACGGGGATCGGCACGATCCGCGGCTACCGCGTGAGCAGCACCGGCTCGCTGACGCAGGTCACCGAGGTCACCGGCCTTCCCATCAACTCGTACGGCATGGCCGCGAACTGATCGTTCGGGGGATGAAGAGAAGCCGCCCCTCCCGCACCACCCGCCCGGCCATGTAGACGCCGACGAGCGACGCCAGCGCGCTGATCACCACGCCCGCGCCCGCCAGGTCGGTGATGCGCCCGGTCACCATCCCCACGATCCCGCCGCCCACGCCCAGCAGCCCGATCGCCCCGCCGAAGAGCACGCCCAGGGTGGCGTTCAGGCCGTTGAACCAGAGGGCGCGGCTCTGCAGCGCGCGCCGGTGCGCCGCCTCCTGCTCGGTGAGCCGGAGAAAGCGCTCCGTGACCCCGGAGTGCAGGCGCTCGAGCAGGCGAAGCTCGCGCGCCGGCGGCATGGGGCTGTGATAGGTGAGGGTGTGGGTCTGGACCTGCGTGAGCTGGACCGTGGCGGTCCCGGCGGCGGGGAGCGTGGGCTGCGCGGCGGCGCGCTGGAGCGCGGTGTGGCTACGGGCTGCTCTTCCCATTGAAGGTTCCACGGAGCTCCGCCGAGAGTTTGTCCCATGCACGCCGCTGGTCGCCCGCCAGCGCTTCCCAGTCCGAGATCAGTGCGGCCGCATCGTCGAGCGGCGGCTCGGGCCATCCCACCGGAGCGGGCGACAGCGCGCC from Longimicrobium sp. harbors:
- the glgB gene encoding 1,4-alpha-glucan branching protein GlgB, whose product is MALATLSIDIQQVVHGDHHDVFRVLGMHRVSLAGELRLVVRAFLPGARSAAVVDAGTGEATEMEQVHPDGFFELVLPPGTHPFPYRLRVHEVDGTTQEEADPYAFPPTIDDFDLYLIGEGTHLRLWDVLGAHPGEVEGVAGTRFAVWAPGARRVSVVGGFNRWDGRRHVMRFHPGAGVWEMFVPGAGEGTVYKYEIQGAHGGQFLKADPVAFHAEHNPDTASIVHDLREWEWTDDEWMERRRTEDCFQRPMTIYEVHAGSWMRVPDEENRPLTYRELAHRLGDYVAEMGFTHVEFLPLSEHPYDPSWGYQVTGYFAPTSRFGTPDDFRYLVDHLHARGVGVLIDWVPAHFPKDAHGLRRFDGTALYEHEDPRQGEHPDWGTLIFNFGRNEVRNFLVANALYWLEEYHVDGLRVDAVASMLYLDYSRQPGQWIPNPLGGRENLDAIHFLQQVNATVRDRHPGALMIAEESTAWPGVTQRPELGGLGFHMKWNMGWMNDFLRFAEEDPVYRKYHFNLITFSLMYAFSERFILPFSHDEVVHLKGSLLEKMPGDPWQKFANLRCALAFMWAHPGKKLLFMGGEIGQWREWSEGRSLDWHLLGDGMHAGLQRFVRDLNALYLRERAFWETDFSYEGFRWIDFHDVEQSVLAFLRRGAESGEELVFAFSFTPVPRHQYRVGVPQAGAWREVLNSDAGVYGGSNLGNMGRVETEPVPAHGFDQSVRLTLPPLGAVVLKHEPS
- a CDS encoding histidine kinase — protein: MFCDDDDDPPEGERNLPQDVAPGDPNAPVTASGAVADAFRAAPRSAKLYFLGAGLYIAGITAWIALSRRDALLQAPVWAALLGGGSGVVLGMAVALSRVAQGDRWRQRFKWGIAPKRLTEMLLALPLLAFLSGSAAAAATIVIAGAAWKEPWLLLAAAATLFVVLASGKLLSDSTRYMFFHAREQAAAAGRARAEAADAQLAALQAQVHPHFLFNALNTIAALVRTDPRAAEATTENLARVLRRTLDRTRRTDCTVEDEIDFLRAWLSVERARFGARLRVDFEVDPAAEPLRIPTMTLQPLVENSLKHGIAGKLEGGRVTVRVGGDDGRLRLEVEDDGAGFPREPREGTGLTNLRRRLETIYGGAAELRVERPPHGARVVVELPASPGRNGSGGEPAPNSG
- a CDS encoding LytTR family DNA-binding domain-containing protein; translated protein: MRVLVVDDEPAARRRLALMLEELDEEVVGEAANGVEALEMARERRADLLLLDIEMPEVDGFDVARHLAPPRPLLVFQTAYDEYALRAFEHAALDYLVKPVTLDGLRRALGRARERLEAPARPAVDAEVLRGLRASVPGQAPRRPRLLVREGRGHRLVAFDAITRFAADEGLVYAHLVGGEKRLTDYTLAELEERAGEAFVRASRGELVNAEAVERIVRNGDGSATLGLRGGASVHVSRRRAPDVWARLEA
- a CDS encoding beta-propeller fold lactonase family protein, whose translation is MWKWIGAAALLAVAACNSNPFDGLEIDVPGAAVFAMTNQPGNAVVMYLRDINGGLTTGVAYPTGGAGTNASLGSQGAVAVTIDGAWVLAANAASNDVSVFRVHLDSLELVGRTPSGGTRPVSIAVRGVLVYVLNAGGAGNITGFRLTSTGLTAIEGSTRALSGAADPQPAQVGFSPDGTRLVVTEKATNKIDIYTVNADGTVSGPTVNNSTGVTPFGFGFSPVTGVLLVSNANAPGGTPVPDGSSVTEYTLDTTNHISVLSGPVGTTETAACWTVVTPDGRVTFVSNTGSSSISAFRLFEGLTLVTPDGKTATTGPAGAMPAELAITSDGATLYVLNTGIGTIRGYRVSSTGSLTQVTEVTGLPINSYGMAAN
- a CDS encoding DUF2335 domain-containing protein: MGRAARSHTALQRAAAQPTLPAAGTATVQLTQVQTHTLTYHSPMPPARELRLLERLHSGVTERFLRLTEQEAAHRRALQSRALWFNGLNATLGVLFGGAIGLLGVGGGIVGMVTGRITDLAGAGVVISALASLVGVYMAGRVVREGRLLFIPRTISSRPCRTS